A single genomic interval of Spinacia oleracea cultivar Varoflay chromosome 6, BTI_SOV_V1, whole genome shotgun sequence harbors:
- the LOC110798952 gene encoding uncharacterized protein YKR070W isoform X1, with amino-acid sequence MQRTVSKLSSAVSQRKNQASSLFWRSFSHSSSRNAFGIAFDIDGVLIRGNSPIGGSPQALNKLYHPEGSLKVPYCFLTNGGGVRESKRAIELSKLFGVGVSSSQVLHGHSPFKQLAHKYPLLQPFVLSCLIHQLWEPKFENDFVVAVGKGEPAAVMSEYGFKDVISIDDYTLCFDNIDPLAPQKKWTVNGSSEPSPELKKYVRSQKVQAVFVVSDSVDWSRDIQVLCDILRTGGLPGGEIGSQPPLYFAHDDLKYQGAFPTERFGIGAFRISLQSVFNSIHPHPLQYSAVGKPNPLAFKNAETTLRKLYNHMIANQDCGGISPFETLYMIGDNPSVDIKGAQEAGRPWFSILTRTGVFRGKENDQEYPADMVVDTVEDAVDFILDKENSS; translated from the exons ATGCAAAGAACAGTGAGCAAGTTATCATCAGCAGTATCACAGAGAAAAAACCAAGCTTCGTCTCTTTTCTGGCGTTCCTTTTCTCACTCTTCTTCTAG GAATGCGTTTGGAATTGCATTTGATATTGATGGCGTTCTTATTCGGGGTAATTCCCCCATTGGAGGATCCCCTCAAGCTCTCAATAAGCTTTACCATCCCGAGG GTTCCTTGAAGGTCCCGTATTGTTTTTTAACAAATG GGGGTGGTGTTCGTGAATCTAAGAGGGCTATTGAGTTGAGTAAACTATTTGGTGTAGGAGTTTCTTCTTCACAA GTTTTGCACGGACATTCACCCTTCAAACAATTGGCACATAAGTATCCGCTGTTACAACCTTTTGTGCTTAGCTGTTTAATACATCAACTTTGGGAACCAAA GTTTGAGAATGattttgttgttgctgttggcAAAGGAGAACCTGCTGCCGTGATGTCTGAATATGGATTCAA GGATGTCATATCTATAGACGACTATACATTGTGCTTTGACAACATTGATCCTCTGGCACCTCAGAAAAAATGGACAGTGAATGGAAGCTCAGAACCATCACCGGAGCTTAAGAAATATGTTCGCTCGCAGAAGGTTCAGGCAGTATTTGTTGTTAGTGATTCTGTTGACTGGAGCAGGGACATTCAG GTTCTCTGTGACATATTAAGAACTGGAGGCCTTCCCGGAGGAGAAATTGGAAGTCAACCTCCACTATACTTTGCCCATGATGATCTTAAATACCAG GGTGCATTCCCCACTGAGCGGTTTGGCATAGGTGCTTTTAGGATTTCGTTACAATCTGTATTCAACAG TATTCACCCTCATCCTTTGCAATATTCTGCTGTTGGGAAGCCGAATCCGCTTGCTTTCAAGAATGCTGAAACTACACTACGTAAACTTTATAACCACATGATTGCCAATCAGGATTGTGGTGGCATTAGTCCTTTCGAAACCCTGTATATGATCGGGGACAACCCATCAGTTGACATTAAAGGTGCACAAGAG GCAGGACGTCCTTGGTTCTCTATTTTAACTAGGACTGGAGTTTTTAGAGGGAAGGAAAATGATCAGGAATATCCAGCAGATATG GTTGTGGACACTGTTGAAGATGCTGTGGACTTTATACTGGACAAGGAAAACAGTAGCTGA
- the LOC110798951 gene encoding enoyl-[acyl-carrier-protein] reductase, mitochondrial: MAAMKLIALKSACKTASFHLGSQKIPLRRNYVRAFSAIMSPPAMAVVYDQHGPPDKLTRIVEIPPVEIKANEVCVKMLAAPINPSDVNRIEGVYPVRPVPPAVGGYEGVGEVYNVGSGVKGLFPGDWVIPFPPSFGTWQSYIVKEQSVWHKINKDTPMEYAATVTVNPLTASRMLKDFVQLNAGDAIVQNGATSMVGQCIIQLARIQGVHSINIIRDRAGADEIKENLMKLGADEVFTESQLAVKNVKDMLGISPEPALGFNCVGGNAATLVLKFLRSGGTMVTYGGMSKKPVTVSTSSFIFKDLSLRGFWLQKWMSTDKADECRDMIDRLLVLMRDGKLKYDMELVPFKDFHSALDKALGKLGSNPKQVLTF, translated from the exons ATGGCGGCAATGAAGCTGATTGCACTGAAATCAGCTTGTAAAACTGCGTCGTTTCACTTAGGTTCGCAGAAAATTCCTCTTCGTCGGAACTATGTCCGCGCTTTCTCGGCGATCATGTCTCCGCCGGCAATGGCGGTTGTTTACGACCAGCATGGCCCACCGGACAAACTCACCAG AATAGTAGAAATTCCACCGGTTGAAATCAAAGCAAATGAAGTCTGTGTTAAAATGCTTGCTGCTCCTATTAACCCTTCTGATGTTAATCGAATTGAAG GGGTTTACCCAGTGAGGCCTGTGCCGCCGGCGGTAGGAGGTTATGAAGGTGTTGGAGAAGTTTACAATGTCGGGTCCGGTGTTAAGGGACTTTTCCCTGGTGATTGGGTCATTCCTTTTCCTCCTTCCTTTG GAACATGGCAGTCTTATATCGTAAAAGAGCAGAGTGTCTGGCACAAAATCAACAAAGACACACCTATGGAATATGCTGCAACAGTCACTGTTAATCCTTTGACTGCGTCTAGAATGCTTAAAGACTTTGTCCAACTGAACGCAG GTGATGCAATTGTACAAAATGGGGCAACAAGCATGGTTGGGCAGTGCATCATTCAGCTTGCACGAATTCAGGGTGTCCATAGCATCAACATTATTAGAGACAG GGCTGGGGCAGATGAAATAAAGGAAAATCTCATGAAGCTTGGGGCAGATGAAGTATTTACTGAAAGCCAACTGGCAGTAAAAAATGTCAAGGATATGCTG GGAATTTCGCCTGAACCAGCTTTGGGTTTTAATTGCGTTGGTGGCAATGCTGCTACTTTGGTTCTCAAATTTTTGAG GAGTGGAGGAACTATGGTAACATATGGCGGAATGTCTAAGAAGCCAGTCACTGTTTCGACTTCATCTTTCATCTTTAAG GATCTTTCTTTGAGGGGCTTCTGGCTTCAGAAATGGATGAGTACAGATAAAGCTGATGAGTGCAGAGATATGATTGATCGACTCTTAGTTCTGATGCGTGATGGAAAGTTAAAATACGA CATGGAACTTGTTCCTTTTAAAGATTTTCATTCTGCGCTGGATAAGGCCCTTGGTAAACTGGGGAGCAACCCTAAACAAGTCCTCACTTTCTGA
- the LOC110798952 gene encoding uncharacterized protein YKR070W isoform X2, protein MQRTVSKLSSAVSQRKNQASSLFWRSFSHSSSRNAFGIAFDIDGVLIRGNSPIGGSPQALNKLYHPEGSLKVPYCFLTNGGGVRESKRAIELSKLFGVGVSSSQVLHGHSPFKQLAHKFENDFVVAVGKGEPAAVMSEYGFKDVISIDDYTLCFDNIDPLAPQKKWTVNGSSEPSPELKKYVRSQKVQAVFVVSDSVDWSRDIQVLCDILRTGGLPGGEIGSQPPLYFAHDDLKYQGAFPTERFGIGAFRISLQSVFNSIHPHPLQYSAVGKPNPLAFKNAETTLRKLYNHMIANQDCGGISPFETLYMIGDNPSVDIKGAQEAGRPWFSILTRTGVFRGKENDQEYPADMVVDTVEDAVDFILDKENSS, encoded by the exons ATGCAAAGAACAGTGAGCAAGTTATCATCAGCAGTATCACAGAGAAAAAACCAAGCTTCGTCTCTTTTCTGGCGTTCCTTTTCTCACTCTTCTTCTAG GAATGCGTTTGGAATTGCATTTGATATTGATGGCGTTCTTATTCGGGGTAATTCCCCCATTGGAGGATCCCCTCAAGCTCTCAATAAGCTTTACCATCCCGAGG GTTCCTTGAAGGTCCCGTATTGTTTTTTAACAAATG GGGGTGGTGTTCGTGAATCTAAGAGGGCTATTGAGTTGAGTAAACTATTTGGTGTAGGAGTTTCTTCTTCACAA GTTTTGCACGGACATTCACCCTTCAAACAATTGGCACATAA GTTTGAGAATGattttgttgttgctgttggcAAAGGAGAACCTGCTGCCGTGATGTCTGAATATGGATTCAA GGATGTCATATCTATAGACGACTATACATTGTGCTTTGACAACATTGATCCTCTGGCACCTCAGAAAAAATGGACAGTGAATGGAAGCTCAGAACCATCACCGGAGCTTAAGAAATATGTTCGCTCGCAGAAGGTTCAGGCAGTATTTGTTGTTAGTGATTCTGTTGACTGGAGCAGGGACATTCAG GTTCTCTGTGACATATTAAGAACTGGAGGCCTTCCCGGAGGAGAAATTGGAAGTCAACCTCCACTATACTTTGCCCATGATGATCTTAAATACCAG GGTGCATTCCCCACTGAGCGGTTTGGCATAGGTGCTTTTAGGATTTCGTTACAATCTGTATTCAACAG TATTCACCCTCATCCTTTGCAATATTCTGCTGTTGGGAAGCCGAATCCGCTTGCTTTCAAGAATGCTGAAACTACACTACGTAAACTTTATAACCACATGATTGCCAATCAGGATTGTGGTGGCATTAGTCCTTTCGAAACCCTGTATATGATCGGGGACAACCCATCAGTTGACATTAAAGGTGCACAAGAG GCAGGACGTCCTTGGTTCTCTATTTTAACTAGGACTGGAGTTTTTAGAGGGAAGGAAAATGATCAGGAATATCCAGCAGATATG GTTGTGGACACTGTTGAAGATGCTGTGGACTTTATACTGGACAAGGAAAACAGTAGCTGA